A genomic segment from Bacillus cereus G9842 encodes:
- the dhaS gene encoding aldehyde dehydrogenase DhaS, giving the protein MSQLAVNLHEKVENFLQGTKKLYVNGSFIESASGKTFKTPNPATGETLAVVSEAGREDIHKAVVAARMAFDEGPWSRMSTAERSRLMYKLADLMEEHKEELAQLETLDNGKPIRETMAADIPLAIEHMRYYAGWATKIVGQTIPVSGDYFNYTRHEAVGVVGQIIPWNFPLLMAMWKMGAALATGCTIVLKPAEQTPLSALYLAELIEEAGFPKGVINIVPGFGESAGQALVNHPLVDKIAFTGSTPVGKQIMRQASESLKRVTLELGGKSPNIILPDADLSRAIPGALSGVMFNQGQVCSAGSRLFVPKKMYDNVMADLVLYSKKLNQGAGLSPETTIGPLVSEEQQKRVMGFIEKGIEEGAEVLCGGNNPFDQGYFVSPTVFADVNDEMTIAKEEIFGPVISAIPFNDIDEVIERANKSQFGLAAGVWTENVKTAHYVASKVRAGTVWVNCYNVFDAASPFGGFKQSGLGREMGSYALNNYTEVKSVWLNLN; this is encoded by the coding sequence ATGAGTCAACTAGCTGTAAATCTTCATGAAAAGGTAGAAAATTTTCTTCAAGGTACAAAAAAGTTATATGTGAATGGATCTTTCATTGAAAGCGCTTCCGGAAAAACATTTAAAACACCTAACCCAGCAACTGGTGAAACACTTGCCGTCGTTTCTGAAGCTGGTCGTGAAGATATTCATAAAGCTGTAGTCGCAGCTCGTATGGCTTTTGACGAAGGTCCTTGGTCTCGTATGAGCACTGCTGAGCGAAGCCGTCTCATGTACAAGTTAGCTGATTTAATGGAAGAACATAAAGAAGAGCTTGCACAGCTCGAAACATTAGATAACGGAAAGCCAATCCGTGAAACAATGGCAGCAGACATACCACTTGCAATTGAGCATATGCGCTATTACGCTGGCTGGGCTACGAAAATCGTTGGTCAAACAATTCCTGTTTCCGGTGATTACTTTAACTATACACGCCATGAAGCTGTTGGTGTCGTTGGTCAAATTATCCCTTGGAACTTCCCGCTTCTTATGGCAATGTGGAAAATGGGAGCAGCGCTTGCTACAGGATGTACAATCGTTTTAAAACCTGCAGAACAAACTCCACTATCTGCTCTATACTTAGCTGAATTAATTGAAGAAGCTGGATTCCCGAAAGGTGTTATTAATATCGTACCTGGATTCGGTGAATCAGCTGGACAAGCTCTCGTTAATCATCCACTCGTTGATAAAATTGCATTTACCGGTTCTACTCCTGTCGGTAAACAAATTATGCGACAAGCATCCGAATCATTAAAACGCGTTACACTTGAGTTAGGCGGTAAATCACCAAATATCATCTTGCCAGATGCTGATTTATCTCGCGCGATTCCTGGTGCACTTTCTGGTGTTATGTTTAACCAAGGACAAGTATGCTCTGCTGGATCACGCTTATTTGTTCCGAAGAAAATGTATGATAATGTCATGGCTGATCTCGTCCTTTATTCTAAAAAATTAAATCAAGGCGCTGGTCTAAGTCCAGAAACTACAATCGGTCCTCTCGTTTCCGAAGAACAACAAAAACGTGTAATGGGCTTCATTGAAAAAGGGATTGAAGAAGGCGCTGAAGTACTTTGCGGAGGAAATAATCCATTCGATCAAGGCTACTTCGTTTCTCCTACAGTATTCGCTGACGTAAATGACGAAATGACGATCGCAAAAGAAGAAATTTTCGGTCCAGTTATTTCTGCAATACCGTTTAACGATATTGATGAAGTAATTGAACGTGCGAATAAATCTCAATTTGGCTTAGCTGCTGGTGTATGGACAGAAAATGTTAAAACTGCACACTATGTTGCAAGTAAAGTACGTGCAGGTACAGTATGGGTAAACTGTTATAACGTCTTTGATGCAGCATCTCCATTTGGAGGATTTAAACAATCTGGTCTCGGCCGTGAAATGGGATCTTACGCATTAAATAACTATACAGAAGTGAAGAGCGTTTGGCTTAACTTAAATTAA
- the rarD gene encoding EamA family transporter RarD has translation MGSQSAEQKKGILYAAGAYTMWGILPIYWKWVEEVPADEILAHRIVWAFVFMLLVLGVTKRFRQFIGEFVNLFKRPKLLMSLTIASVLISGNWFVYIWAVNHNHVIEASLGYYINPLISILLGTVVLKEKLNFWQYVAVGLAGVGVVILTVRFGSIPWVSLSLAFSFGLYGLTKKLLNYDATIGLTMETMLVTPFAIIYLVMTGAHGFGSFGSISMLSTLLLIGAGIVTALPLFYFAKGAQLIPLYMVGFLQYIAPTISLILGVFVFGEHFTSTHMIAFFCIWVALFVFSVAKTKFLVQKQPKFIKNKSAKVS, from the coding sequence ATGGGGAGTCAATCAGCAGAGCAAAAAAAAGGGATACTATATGCGGCTGGTGCTTACACGATGTGGGGAATTCTACCGATTTATTGGAAATGGGTTGAGGAAGTTCCAGCAGATGAAATATTAGCGCACCGCATCGTTTGGGCATTTGTTTTTATGTTACTTGTATTAGGTGTTACGAAGAGGTTTCGCCAGTTTATTGGGGAATTTGTGAATCTTTTTAAACGACCTAAATTATTAATGTCATTAACAATAGCTTCAGTCTTGATTAGCGGAAACTGGTTTGTTTACATATGGGCCGTTAATCATAATCATGTTATTGAAGCGAGTCTTGGCTATTATATTAATCCGCTTATTAGTATTTTACTTGGTACAGTCGTTTTAAAGGAAAAGTTAAACTTTTGGCAATATGTTGCAGTTGGTTTAGCAGGAGTAGGGGTTGTCATTTTAACAGTACGTTTCGGATCTATTCCGTGGGTTTCTCTTTCACTTGCCTTTTCATTTGGATTATACGGATTAACGAAAAAACTATTAAACTATGATGCTACAATTGGACTTACGATGGAAACCATGTTAGTGACGCCGTTTGCGATCATTTATCTTGTTATGACAGGAGCACATGGTTTCGGCTCATTTGGATCTATTTCAATGTTATCAACGTTACTTTTAATAGGAGCAGGTATTGTAACAGCATTACCACTATTTTATTTTGCAAAAGGAGCACAACTTATTCCGCTTTATATGGTGGGATTTTTACAATATATTGCGCCAACAATTAGCTTAATTTTAGGTGTATTTGTATTTGGTGAACATTTCACATCTACACATATGATTGCATTTTTCTGTATATGGGTTGCTTTATTTGTATTCTCGGTAGCGAAAACAAAGTTTTTAGTGCAGAAACAACCGAAATTTATAAAAAATAAATCAGCAAAAGTATCATAA
- a CDS encoding YhdT family protein: protein MKDYHDDPRFRIAHREALIGLGLAIINFIIWYGFAYGLGSKNPSEYTYVFGFPTWFFYSCIVGFIVMVILLSLVVRFVFQDISLDEEEKSEE from the coding sequence ATGAAAGATTATCATGATGATCCACGCTTTCGAATAGCCCATAGAGAAGCGTTAATTGGTCTTGGACTTGCTATTATTAATTTTATAATATGGTACGGATTCGCTTATGGGCTTGGTAGTAAAAATCCGAGTGAATATACATATGTATTCGGTTTTCCCACATGGTTTTTTTATAGCTGTATCGTTGGATTTATCGTTATGGTTATTTTACTTAGTTTAGTTGTTCGTTTTGTATTTCAAGATATTTCACTCGATGAGGAAGAAAAAAGTGAGGAATAA
- a CDS encoding YfhD family protein, translated as MNKKNFKQSKATDGIDVEFSRELADHNDLEANARANAADARQKPQSTEK; from the coding sequence ATGAACAAAAAGAATTTCAAACAAAGCAAAGCAACTGATGGCATTGATGTTGAGTTCTCTCGCGAACTCGCTGACCACAATGACTTAGAAGCAAACGCACGTGCAAATGCCGCTGATGCACGTCAAAAACCCCAGTCAACCGAAAAATAA
- the fabG gene encoding 3-oxoacyl-ACP reductase FabG: MEFLNGKTAVVTGAAQGIGKEIARVYAKLGAKVLISDVNEENLQKTTRELSDEGYEVCSYRCDVSNQNEAKSLIEYAVQKFGTLHILVNNAGITRDAMLHKMEKSAWEQVLQVNLTGVFYCMQPALLYMRQQGYGRIINISSISREGNIGQANYAATKAGVVGLTKTAAKEVGSFGITCNAICPGFMDTDMTKTIPDKVKEKMVGAIPVGRIGTPEDIANAAAFLASEYASYITGEVLNVSGGLQV, translated from the coding sequence ATGGAGTTTTTAAATGGGAAAACAGCTGTTGTAACAGGAGCTGCACAGGGAATTGGAAAAGAGATTGCAAGGGTTTATGCAAAACTAGGGGCGAAAGTATTAATTAGCGATGTAAATGAAGAGAATCTACAAAAGACGACACGTGAGTTATCAGATGAAGGATATGAAGTGTGCTCATATCGATGTGATGTGAGTAATCAAAATGAAGCAAAGTCGTTAATTGAATATGCGGTTCAAAAATTTGGTACATTACATATTTTGGTGAATAATGCTGGAATTACAAGAGACGCAATGTTACATAAAATGGAGAAGTCTGCTTGGGAACAAGTATTACAAGTGAACTTAACTGGAGTTTTTTATTGTATGCAACCAGCGCTTCTTTACATGAGACAACAAGGGTATGGACGCATTATTAACATATCTTCAATTAGTAGAGAAGGAAACATAGGTCAAGCAAATTATGCGGCTACAAAGGCAGGAGTTGTAGGATTAACAAAAACAGCAGCGAAAGAAGTTGGAAGTTTCGGTATTACTTGTAATGCGATTTGTCCGGGGTTTATGGATACAGATATGACAAAAACGATACCAGATAAAGTGAAAGAAAAGATGGTGGGCGCTATTCCAGTTGGTAGAATTGGAACGCCAGAAGATATTGCGAACGCAGCAGCCTTTTTAGCATCAGAATACGCATCTTATATTACAGGTGAAGTATTAAATGTGAGCGGAGGACTGCAAGTTTAA
- a CDS encoding terpene cyclase/mutase family protein translates to MLLYEKVYEEIARRTTALQTMQRQDGTWRFCFEGAPLTDCHMIFLLKLLGRDKEIEPFVKRLASLQTNEGTWKLYEDEVGGNLSATIQSYAALLASEKYTKEDANMKRAEMFINERGGVARAHFMTKFLLAIHGEYEYPSLFHLPTPIMFLQNDSPLSIFELSSSARIHLIPMMLCLNKRFRVGKKLLPNLNHIAGGGGEWFREDRSPVFQTLLSEVKKIITYPLSLHHKGYEEVERFMKERIDENGTLYSYATASFYMIYALLALGHSIQSPIIQKAITGIASYIWKMERGSHLQNSPSTVWDTALLSYALQEAQVPKASKVIQNASAYLLRKQQTKKVDWSVHAPNLFPGGWGFSDVNTMIPDIDDTTAVLRALARSRGDENVDNAWKRAVNWVKGLQNNDGGWGAFEKGVTSRILANLPIENASDMITDPSTPDITGRVLEFFGTYAQNELPEKQKQSAINWLMNVQEENGSWYGKWGICYIYGTWAVLTGLRSLGIPSSDPSLKRAALWLEHIQHEDGGWGESCQSSVEKRFVTLPFSTPSQTAWALDALISYYEKETPIIRKGISYLLSNPYVNEKYPTGTGLPGGFYIRYHSYAHIYPLLTLAHYTKKYRK, encoded by the coding sequence TTGTTATTATATGAAAAAGTGTATGAAGAAATAGCGAGAAGAACAACTGCACTTCAAACGATGCAACGGCAAGATGGTACGTGGCGGTTTTGTTTTGAAGGAGCGCCACTAACAGATTGTCATATGATTTTTTTATTAAAATTATTAGGTAGAGATAAAGAGATAGAACCGTTTGTAAAAAGATTAGCATCACTCCAAACAAATGAAGGAACATGGAAATTGTATGAAGATGAAGTGGGTGGTAATTTATCTGCTACAATTCAATCTTATGCTGCCTTACTTGCATCGGAAAAATATACAAAAGAAGATGCGAATATGAAGCGAGCGGAAATGTTTATAAATGAGCGCGGGGGGGTGGCGCGTGCTCATTTTATGACGAAGTTTTTATTAGCGATTCATGGAGAATATGAATATCCTTCTCTCTTTCATTTGCCAACACCAATAATGTTTCTGCAGAACGATTCCCCCCTCAGTATATTTGAATTGAGTAGCTCAGCACGTATCCATTTAATTCCGATGATGTTGTGTTTAAATAAACGATTTCGAGTAGGGAAAAAGTTATTGCCAAATTTAAATCACATTGCAGGCGGGGGCGGAGAATGGTTTCGGGAGGATCGGTCTCCAGTTTTTCAAACGTTATTAAGTGAGGTGAAGAAAATTATAACGTATCCACTTTCTTTGCATCATAAAGGATATGAGGAAGTAGAACGTTTTATGAAAGAGCGTATTGATGAAAATGGAACATTATATAGTTACGCAACTGCCTCGTTTTATATGATTTATGCTTTACTTGCATTAGGGCATTCTATTCAATCGCCAATTATTCAGAAGGCTATAACGGGAATCGCATCTTATATATGGAAGATGGAGAGAGGGAGCCATTTGCAAAACTCTCCGTCAACTGTATGGGATACAGCTTTACTCAGTTATGCTTTGCAAGAAGCTCAAGTTCCGAAAGCAAGTAAAGTGATTCAAAATGCATCAGCGTATTTACTAAGAAAACAGCAAACGAAGAAAGTAGATTGGAGTGTACATGCACCGAATCTATTCCCAGGTGGTTGGGGCTTTTCGGATGTGAATACGATGATTCCAGATATTGATGATACAACTGCTGTGTTAAGAGCACTGGCGCGAAGTAGAGGGGACGAAAATGTAGATAATGCTTGGAAGAGAGCGGTTAATTGGGTTAAAGGATTGCAAAATAATGATGGTGGTTGGGGAGCTTTTGAAAAAGGGGTAACGAGCCGTATATTAGCAAATTTACCAATCGAAAATGCAAGTGATATGATTACAGATCCTTCTACACCAGATATTACAGGAAGAGTGCTAGAGTTTTTTGGGACATATGCGCAAAATGAATTGCCCGAGAAACAAAAACAAAGTGCGATAAATTGGTTAATGAATGTACAAGAGGAAAATGGATCATGGTATGGGAAATGGGGAATTTGTTATATATATGGTACATGGGCAGTGTTGACTGGTTTACGGTCACTAGGAATACCATCTAGCGATCCATCATTAAAACGAGCAGCTTTATGGCTTGAACATATACAGCATGAAGATGGTGGCTGGGGAGAATCTTGCCAAAGTAGTGTGGAAAAAAGATTTGTTACTTTGCCGTTTAGTACACCATCACAAACGGCATGGGCGTTAGATGCTCTCATTTCTTACTATGAAAAAGAAACACCAATCATTCGAAAAGGTATTTCATATTTGCTCTCCAACCCTTATGTAAATGAAAAATATCCTACTGGAACAGGTTTACCAGGTGGGTTTTATATTCGTTATCATAGTTATGCTCATATATATCCGTTGCTTACTTTGGCTCATTATACAAAAAAATATAGAAAATAA
- a CDS encoding divergent PAP2 family protein: protein METILHNDPLMAAVISWFLAQLTKVVFKLVKTGEFDFAKFFASGGMPSSHASTVTALATGVGVVEGVESSMFAVAAIFAIIVMYDASGVRLAVSKQAKILNDFFHGRETEYKKLNELVGHTPYEVVVGALLGIIVGVGYCL, encoded by the coding sequence ATGGAAACAATTTTACATAATGATCCGCTTATGGCAGCTGTAATTTCATGGTTTTTAGCACAATTAACGAAAGTAGTCTTTAAATTAGTTAAAACGGGTGAATTTGATTTTGCAAAGTTTTTTGCTTCAGGTGGGATGCCAAGTTCTCATGCTTCAACAGTTACAGCGCTTGCTACAGGAGTTGGAGTTGTGGAAGGTGTGGAAAGCTCGATGTTTGCGGTTGCTGCTATTTTTGCCATTATTGTAATGTATGATGCTTCAGGAGTAAGGCTTGCAGTAAGTAAACAAGCAAAAATATTGAATGACTTTTTTCACGGTAGAGAAACAGAATATAAGAAGTTAAATGAACTTGTTGGGCATACACCGTATGAAGTAGTAGTCGGTGCTTTATTAGGGATTATTGTCGGAGTAGGATATTGTTTATGA